One segment of Castanea sativa cultivar Marrone di Chiusa Pesio chromosome 3, ASM4071231v1 DNA contains the following:
- the LOC142627464 gene encoding RING-H2 finger protein ATL46, with product MSLVQSQVRLRNGFLTSPPLSHLLSPSSSPSLPYNTDYQKQPSPSSSSGSKLSPAILFIIVILAVIFFISGLLHLLIRFLTKHRSSASNSQSNRHPEISESDSFQRQLQQLFQLHDSGLDQAFIDALPVFHYKEIMGLKEPFDCAVCLCEFTEQDKLRLLPMCSHAFHIDCIDTWLLSNSTCPLCRGNLYTPGLAGLSIENPIFCFEDPREEDGFSSNGASGFLSGQKPAENAIINEKRVFSVRLGKFRSSNDGGVGVVVERGVGETSSSSLDARRCYSLGSYQYVVADSELQVALCPNRVGGSMRIVKARGEQNGTSTIDGDGEGKKINIGSKGDSFSVSKIWQWSKKSKFTSYAETHMGGIGTSSLTVGLPWSDRPQGSS from the coding sequence ATGTCTTTGGTTCAATCTCAAGTCAGACTGAGAAATGGTTTTCTCACCAGCCCTCCTCTCTCTCATCTActttcaccttcttcttctccttcattGCCATATAATACTGATTACCAGAAACAACCAagcccatcatcatcatctggAAGTAAACTAAGCCCAGCAATTCTTTTTATCATAGTTATTCTAGCTGTCATCTTTTTTATATCTGGTCTACTTCACTTGCTTATTAGATTTCTCACAAAGCATAGATCTTCAGCATCAAACAGTCAATCAAACAGACACCCAGAAATTTCTGAGTCTGATTCTTTTCAGAGACAATTGCAACAACTCTTTCAACTTCATGATTCTGGCCTAGATCAAGCTTTCATAGATGCTCTCCCAGTTTTCCACTATAAAGAAATAATGGGTCTGAAAGAGCCATTTGATTGTGCAGTTTGTCTTTGCGAGTTTACAGAACAAGACAAGTTGAGGTTGCTTCCAATGTGTAGCCATGCTTTTCATATTGATTGTATAGACACAtggttactatctaattcaacATGCCCTCTTTGTAGAGGGAACCTTTACACACCTGGGCTTGCTGGGCTTTCCAttgaaaacccaattttttgttttgaggaCCCAAGAGAAGAAGATGGGTTTTCAAGCAATGGGGCAAGTGGGTTCCTTTCTGGTCAAAAGCCTGCAGAAAATGCCATTATTAATGAAAAGAGGGTATTTTCTGTGAGACTTGGCAAATTTAGAAGCTCAAATGATGGAGGAGTAGGAGTTGTAGTCGAGAGAGGAGTGGGAGAGACCAGTAGTAGTAGTTTGGATGCAAGAAGATGTTACTCATTGGGATCATATCAATATGTGGTTGCTGATTCAGAGCTGCAAGTTGCTCTATGTCCCAATAGAGTTGGTGGTAGCATGAGAATTGTGAAAGCGAGAGGTGAACAAAATGGGACTTCCACAATTGATGGGGATGGTGAGGGGAAGAAGATTAACATTGGAAGTAAAGGTGATAGTTTTTCTGTTTCTAAGATCTGGCAATGGTCCAAGAAGAGTAAATTCACAAGTTATGCAGAAACACATATGGGTGGTATTGGTACATCTTCTCTTACTGTGGGCTTGCCATGGTCTGATAGACCACAGGGTTCATCATGA